AATCCTTGGGAATTTATTATTGAAAATAAGAAGCCCCGGCAATCCGGGTTTAGTTTAAAAAAGTACCACCCTCAAGCGTCGATCGAAATTGGTTGACGCTTTTTATTTTCTGTATTTCTTACTTCTCCACTTGTCCGCTATTTTTACTCTATTGAGTGAGCGTTCGAGTTCCGCCTCGAAGTGTTCAAAGTCGACATCGGACTCGTTCTTCATTTTCATGAGCTCTTCTGCTCGTTTCTTTGCTCGTTCAATATCGATCTGAGCTACAGGCTCGGCGGTACTCGCAAGGATTATTATTTCGCTACCTGACTTTACTTCGACAAAGCCTCCGGAAACTGACATTGGGGAAACTTCACCTTCTCCTATGTGTTTTGCCACAATTTCTCCTGTGCCAAGAGAAGCAATAAGTGGCACATGCCCTGGCAGTACTGTTATCTCCCCTTCAGTTGTAGGAAGGGTTACTTGTTCCACCTCTTCTTCGAGAATCATACGCTCAGGAGTAACTATCTTCAGTTTTAGTGTTTTAGTTGACATATCAATATTAATAATGTAAGATTTTTGAAAACAATTAAATAAAGAAACATGAATCTACTCTATCTTGGTCCACTTTCAGTGCTAGTAATCTTAAGCCTTATGTGCCTGTCATACTATTATGATCAGAGAAGTAAGAAATTAAAGGAATTCAGAGAACACGGTATATTTGGTGTAATTATTACAGGTTCGCCTTATTACCAGAAATCTGAAAACTGTATCAATCTAGGAAAACTTCTGACTACTCTTCTGGTACTAACCTATTGTATTAGTCTGCTACTTTGGGCATTAGGTCTTAATTGATCTCAAATGATTCCTAACTTTCTTTAATTTTAACACACTCAGTAATGGGGGTGTTTTTTACATTGCTCCCCTCATGTAAAAATCCTGCTCCCCTTTCTCATCATGCCCGCCCGCCAGAGTACTGACATTCGGGTAAACTTGCCATCTACATACTACCACGCATGTAGAATTCACTTTCGCTTTTCTCG
The Candidatus Nomurabacteria bacterium genome window above contains:
- the atpC gene encoding ATP synthase F1 subunit epsilon, yielding MSTKTLKLKIVTPERMILEEEVEQVTLPTTEGEITVLPGHVPLIASLGTGEIVAKHIGEGEVSPMSVSGGFVEVKSGSEIIILASTAEPVAQIDIERAKKRAEELMKMKNESDVDFEHFEAELERSLNRVKIADKWRSKKYRK